A section of the Sceloporus undulatus isolate JIND9_A2432 ecotype Alabama chromosome 3, SceUnd_v1.1, whole genome shotgun sequence genome encodes:
- the ATP4B gene encoding potassium-transporting ATPase subunit beta, whose amino-acid sequence MATLNEKKTCSQRMENFQRFLWNPDTGQLMGRTLINWVWISLYYVAFYVVMTGLFSLAIYSLMKTLNPYTPDYQDRLKSPGVTLRPDVYGEKGLEIYYNISDQQSWDGFVKTLQSFLSGYNETAQQTNINCSMEGYFIQTTFDGPNHTKYSCKFTQDMLDNCSGLLDPMFGFPEGSPCLIIKMNRIINFLPGNGTEPKVNCTTLNDESPLDIHYYPKNGTFKLHYFPYYGCKAQPTYSNPLVAVKLLNLPINKEIHVVCRVVGTGITSDNPHDPYEGKVEFKVRIQS is encoded by the exons ATGGCAACATTAAATGAAAAGAAGACCTGTAGCCAAAGAATGGAAAATTTCCAGCGTTTCTTATGGAACCCAGATACAGGACAGTTAATGGGAAGAACCTTGATTAACTGGG TATGGATCAGCCTTTACTATGTTGCATTCTATGTGGTGATGACTGGGCTGTTCTCACTTGCAATATACTCTTTAATGAAGACACTCAATCCATATACACCGGACTACCAAGATCGATTAAAATCACCAG GGGTGACATTACGACCAGATGTGTATGGCGAAAAAGGACTGGAAATTTATTACAATATTTCTGATCAGCAATCCTGGGATGGTTTTGTTAAGACTCTTCAAAGCTTTCTTTCAG GTTACAATGAAACTGCACAACAAACCAATATCAACTGTTCCATGGAAGGATATTTCATCCAAACGACATTTGATGGTCCAAACCACACAAAATATTCTTGCAAATTTACACAAGATATGCTTGATAATTGCTCTGGTCTACTGGATCCCATGTTCGGTTTTCCAGAAGGAAGCCcatgtttaataataaaaatgaacaga attattaattttcttcctggtAATGGTACAGAACCAAAAGTGAACTGCACAACATTG AATGATGAGAGCCCACTGGATATACATTATTATCCTAAAAATGGAACTTTTAAACTCCACTACTTCCCCTACTATGGATGTAAAGCACAG CCAACCTACAGCAATCCACTGGTAGCGGTAAAGCTTCTCAACCTCCCCATAAACAAAGAAATACATGTGGTGTGTAGAGTTGTTGGTACTGGAATTACTTCAGATAATCCTCATGATCCATATGAAGGAAAAGTGGAATTCAAAGTTCGGATACAAAGTTAA